GCTTTGGCGGACGGTCCGCCACGCAAGACAGACCCGACGGGTTCTGCGCCCGATCTTCCCCGGGTATGTTTTCGTAAATGTGGATATGCAGCGCATGAGATGGCGCGCAATCGATAGCACGGTTGGCGTTTCGAGGATTGTTCGTTTCGGGGACAGGCCAGCTGCCCTTCCAACGGATCTGGTCGAGAACTTCAAGGCTCAAACGGGCGAAGACGGTGCTATCGAATTTGAGGACACGCTTGGCGTAGGGGACGAAATTCGGGTGATGTCCGGCGCCTTTCAGGACTGGATTGGACGTATCGTCGATCTTCCGGACAATGACCGTGTCAAAGTGCTTCTAGGGATGATGACCCGCCACGTTGAGGTCACTCTTCCCAGAAAGCAGCTCGCCAAGGCGAGTTGATCAGTAGAGTAGGTCAGGGGACATGAACACACTCAGTCATCTCGCGGTGGGGACAGAACAGCAAGACCGGTTTTCCCGGCGCCTTGCTGATGCGTTGTTCCGTATACGCTACCAACTTATCGGCGCAATCCTTTTTGGGGTCGTTGCGCCGGTCGTTCTCCGCGGACAGTTCGAACGGCTACCCGACCAGATCGCGAGTTACGATAATTCGCTATTCGGCACGCTCTGTGCGGTGCTCATCGGTTATATGGTATTTCGGAAAGTCACCGTGCTTCCGGGTTCGAATGCATTCACTAGCATCACGCCTGCATTCCTGTCATCTTATGGCATAATTATCGCGATCTTTTTCATCCTCAGACTGGATTATAGTCGGGCTCAATTCTTGGTGAGCTTTGTCCTAACCACATGCTGGTTCATCGCGCTGTCTTACTACGTCGCACGTTTTCGGGAGGCTAATCTCGGTCTTGTCTCATCGCAGAAGTTAAAGGAGCTTGCCTCGATACCTGGAGTGAGCTGGGTAAATTTTACATCGCCAGAGGCGGCGTCCAAGCAGCGTCATTTGCCGCTGGTGGTAAACCTGCGTGACCCGAAGCTTGGCCCAGAGTGGGAGCGCTATCTTGCTGAGGAGGCGATCGCCGGCCGCGTCATCTACAACACGAAACAGATTGTTGAATCACTTGAGGGCAGGGTGCGGGTTGAGCACCTTTCGGAAAACTCGTTTGGCCACTTGGCGCCCGATTCCATCTATGCGCCAGCAAAGCGCTATATTGATGCCATAACCGCTGCGGTCGCTTTGGTGCTTCTCTCGCCTTTGTTTTTGATTGTTGCTGCCTGGATCAAGCTTGATAGTCCGGGGCCCGTGATCTTCCGTCAAGAGCGCATGGGATATCGTGGCAAGACCTTCATCATGTTCAAATTGCGCTCCATGACTGTGCGGGCGCCTGACGCCGGCGATAAGCGTAACCTGGACATGACGCAGAACGACGACCAGCGCGTCACACGTTCAGGTCGCTTCATCCGAAAGACCAGAATTGATGAGCTGCCGCAGCTCTGGAATATCTTTATCGGAGAGATGAGCTGGATTGGCCCGCGGCCGGAAACGCTCAGCTTGTCCTCATGGTATGAAGAGGAAATCCCGTTTTACAGGTATCGTCATATTGTGCGTCCTGGGATCACCGGCTGGGCGCAGGTGAAGCAGGGCCACGTCACAAGCGTGGATGATGTCCGCCGGAAGCTTGAATACGACTTCTATTATGTGAAACACTTCTCGGTCTGGACCGATGTTTTCATTGGCATTCAGACTGTGCGCGTGATGTTTACCGGTCTCGGTGCGAAGTAAGGCTCGTTCTCAGCAAATGCTGACCACCGGCATGTGGGCAGCACGGGTGTGTCTCGTGCTGATTTTCGCTTTGTTGGCGTTTTTCTTCATAGGTCCGGAAAGTGAAGTCGACGTCCGATCTTTGATTCCTTGGGACAAAGCGAGGCACGTGGCAGCTTATTTTTGCCTCACCCTGGTCGGACTGCTCGCCTTTCCTAGTCTGCCTTTAATCGCGCTTGGTGGCGGTGTCTCACTGGGTTCAGTAATTATCGAAATCACTCAGCCAGCAGTCGGCCGGACCTTTGATCTTGATGACCTGCTAGCGAATGGTGTCGGTATTACGGTTGTCGCTGCGTTCGTGCTTCTGTCGAACTTTAGAGAGACAGTTCGCGCCATGATACGAAAGCCATGATCGAGCTCTAATCGGGGCCTATTGAGTCGCTATGCCTAGACATTCTCCCGACATCATTTTTGTGAATCGCTTCTTTTGGCCCGATCATAGCGCAACTGCGCAGATTCTTACGGATGTCGCGCAACACCTTGCTCAGTCTGATTTTCGCGTTCGGATCATTACTTCCCGAATGCTTTATTCAGATCCAGGTCAGGTTTTGACGAAGACCGAGAACTGGGAAGGCGTTGAGGTAAGCAGGGTTTGGACGACGCGGTTCGGGAGGTCGAATATGCTTGGGCGCGCGCTAGACTATCTGACCTTCTATGCCTCGGCATTTTTCTCCGTACTTCGCCATGCCGATAAGAACAGCATCGTTATTTCGAAAACCGACCCGCCGCTGATCGGCATTCCAATCGGATATGCGGCGCGGCTCAAGGGAGCTCAACGCGGCAACTGGTTTCAGGATGTATATCCAGAGGTGGCTGAAGCATCGGGGATGAAGTTGCCATCTATTGTATTCCGCTTGCTCAAGTGGATGCGGCGGCGCTCAATCGATAAGGCCGCCATCAATGTCGCGATTGGCGATCTCATGGCCGCGAAATTGAAGCGAGAGATCGCGCCTTCAAATATTACAGTCATTCCAAATTTCGCGGACGACGCATCATTACACCCGGACCCGTTAGGTTGGCTGAACTTACGAAAAGGGTGGGGCTTCAGTGACAGCGATTTTGTTGTCGGCTATTCCGGAAATCTTGGTCGAGCGCATGATGTTCAGACCCTTCTTGGCGCAGCGGAGTGTCTGCAAGATGATCCATGCATCAAATTCTTGCTTGTTGGGGGCGGCCATCAGCGGCAGTTGGTGGAGGACGCCTGCGCAGCGAGAGGTCTTTCGAAAGTATTCTTCCGACCATATCAGCCGAGAGATAGCATAGCCTTATCGCTCAGCGTTCCGGATCTTCACTGGATCAGCTTGAAGCCCGCCTTCGAGGGCCTGATTGTTCCCAGCAAGCTCTATGGCATAGCGGCTGTTGGTAGGCCTGTCCTGATGATTGGCGCGCGAGATGGTGAAGTCGCACAATTGCTCGAAAAATACGGGTTCGGGACCACGGTAATACCCGGCGATGTCGAAGCGGCAGTCAGCGAGATCAGTCGTCTTTCCTTGGCATCCGAAAGCTTGCGTGAAATGAAACAGAATGCGCGGGAGTTCGTCGACATCGCAGCGTCTAGAAAATCAGCGCTAACGGCCTGGCGGGATAAGCTCCTTGAGCTTTCTGGCGCCTAAATTACGATGCGGCGATCATCAGCCGAGCTTGTTGTATCCGGTCGCTTGGTTGCCGTGCTCTTGCGCTGGCGATCACTGTTTCCATTGACCACCAACAGAGCAAAACAAGTCGCTGCAAGACAGGCGATTGCTGGCCTTCGGCCCGGGTAGTCGACGAAACTATGGAGAATAAGGACCAGTAGGGCCGTCGCCGCAGCACGACGAATGCGCCTGTGTTCATCTCCTCGGCGTGTCCA
This genomic interval from Thalassovita mediterranea contains the following:
- a CDS encoding transcriptional activator RfaH, producing the protein MSVNASHTWFAAQTLAGKENLAVSHLNRQGFETTCPQLWRTVRHARQTRRVLRPIFPGYVFVNVDMQRMRWRAIDSTVGVSRIVRFGDRPAALPTDLVENFKAQTGEDGAIEFEDTLGVGDEIRVMSGAFQDWIGRIVDLPDNDRVKVLLGMMTRHVEVTLPRKQLAKAS
- a CDS encoding sugar transferase; its protein translation is MNTLSHLAVGTEQQDRFSRRLADALFRIRYQLIGAILFGVVAPVVLRGQFERLPDQIASYDNSLFGTLCAVLIGYMVFRKVTVLPGSNAFTSITPAFLSSYGIIIAIFFILRLDYSRAQFLVSFVLTTCWFIALSYYVARFREANLGLVSSQKLKELASIPGVSWVNFTSPEAASKQRHLPLVVNLRDPKLGPEWERYLAEEAIAGRVIYNTKQIVESLEGRVRVEHLSENSFGHLAPDSIYAPAKRYIDAITAAVALVLLSPLFLIVAAWIKLDSPGPVIFRQERMGYRGKTFIMFKLRSMTVRAPDAGDKRNLDMTQNDDQRVTRSGRFIRKTRIDELPQLWNIFIGEMSWIGPRPETLSLSSWYEEEIPFYRYRHIVRPGITGWAQVKQGHVTSVDDVRRKLEYDFYYVKHFSVWTDVFIGIQTVRVMFTGLGAK
- a CDS encoding glycosyltransferase family 4 protein, with the protein product MPRHSPDIIFVNRFFWPDHSATAQILTDVAQHLAQSDFRVRIITSRMLYSDPGQVLTKTENWEGVEVSRVWTTRFGRSNMLGRALDYLTFYASAFFSVLRHADKNSIVISKTDPPLIGIPIGYAARLKGAQRGNWFQDVYPEVAEASGMKLPSIVFRLLKWMRRRSIDKAAINVAIGDLMAAKLKREIAPSNITVIPNFADDASLHPDPLGWLNLRKGWGFSDSDFVVGYSGNLGRAHDVQTLLGAAECLQDDPCIKFLLVGGGHQRQLVEDACAARGLSKVFFRPYQPRDSIALSLSVPDLHWISLKPAFEGLIVPSKLYGIAAVGRPVLMIGARDGEVAQLLEKYGFGTTVIPGDVEAAVSEISRLSLASESLREMKQNAREFVDIAASRKSALTAWRDKLLELSGA